From a region of the Candidatus Zixiibacteriota bacterium genome:
- a CDS encoding energy transducer TonB: MQTLNASLVKLSSAQELKRRYQRNMLLADVTLIATIAVTIGAVTLLADTGSDLGGSPTLPDSIVIKFLPPPPPIDPDQTRAIVVQGQPDEIRFTLPEAAPDDSVVVDYVVVSQESLAVINSIGIIGDSALAGQVLQVLPDLDDCIPSPDSFIAVEEMPQQLSAPPPTYPEIARKAGIEGRVWLKLLIGKDGSVRDVIIIQESGANAGFEEAAVAAAWQSKWRPALQNKQPVALWVTYEVRFRLK, from the coding sequence ATGCAAACCTTAAATGCATCACTCGTCAAACTCAGCTCCGCGCAGGAGTTGAAACGTCGCTACCAACGCAACATGCTGCTGGCAGATGTCACCTTGATTGCCACTATCGCGGTTACGATCGGTGCCGTTACGCTTCTTGCTGACACCGGCAGTGACCTTGGCGGAAGCCCAACGCTGCCTGACTCGATCGTAATCAAGTTCCTGCCGCCACCGCCACCGATCGACCCTGACCAGACGAGGGCAATCGTGGTTCAGGGTCAGCCTGACGAGATTCGCTTCACGTTGCCGGAAGCCGCCCCTGACGACTCGGTTGTGGTTGACTATGTCGTCGTCAGCCAGGAGAGTCTGGCCGTCATCAATTCGATCGGGATTATCGGTGACAGCGCCTTGGCTGGCCAGGTTCTGCAGGTGTTGCCCGATCTTGACGACTGTATTCCTTCGCCCGACAGTTTCATCGCGGTGGAGGAGATGCCGCAGCAGCTCTCCGCGCCGCCGCCGACATATCCCGAGATCGCGCGCAAGGCGGGCATTGAAGGCCGGGTGTGGCTGAAGTTGTTGATCGGCAAGGACGGCAGTGTCCGTGACGTGATCATCATTCAGGAGTCCGGCGCCAATGCCGGCTTTGAAGAAGCCGCGGTTGCAGCGGCATGGCAGTCGAAGTGGCGGCCGGCGCTGCAGAATAAGCAACCTGTCGCACTGTGGGTGACCTACGAAGTGAGGTTCAGATTGAAATAG
- a CDS encoding TonB family protein codes for MYNRNQIGTALGLVIIILAAAVSTLSSKTWTEAELTALTDHAWIWSDPKYTYAPDTIQGGEIKPPKRLLKKNPEFPKEASAALGEGTVKLKVLIDEKGKVRKVMVFEDSDTRLGFEESAIAAACKTSWAPATRDGKRIPAWVVYDVNFYRERTENDVQLRPLGKWHWARVEDKYTMVPAQQADSLSAATEGEEESSIDPFAFVAVSTPPVKIKDVLPRYPEDARKAGQQGTVWIKILVDQSGVVREAFVLAESGCNCGFEEAALRSALSGRWKPAVANGTPVMGWVSYPVNFRLQ; via the coding sequence ATGTACAATCGCAATCAGATCGGCACTGCACTCGGGTTAGTCATCATCATACTGGCAGCCGCGGTTTCGACCTTATCGTCGAAGACCTGGACTGAGGCTGAGCTGACGGCGCTAACGGATCACGCCTGGATCTGGAGCGACCCAAAGTACACGTATGCGCCCGATACGATTCAGGGCGGCGAGATCAAGCCGCCTAAACGCCTACTCAAGAAGAACCCCGAATTCCCTAAGGAAGCAAGCGCGGCACTCGGCGAGGGCACTGTCAAGCTCAAAGTCTTGATTGATGAGAAAGGCAAGGTTCGCAAGGTCATGGTGTTCGAGGACTCCGACACGCGTCTCGGCTTTGAGGAATCGGCGATCGCTGCCGCGTGCAAGACCTCATGGGCGCCCGCCACTCGCGACGGCAAACGGATTCCTGCCTGGGTTGTCTACGACGTCAATTTCTATCGCGAGCGCACCGAGAACGATGTCCAGCTTCGGCCCCTCGGCAAGTGGCACTGGGCGCGGGTCGAGGACAAGTACACGATGGTGCCGGCACAGCAGGCGGATTCTCTTAGTGCAGCGACTGAAGGCGAAGAGGAGTCGAGCATCGACCCGTTCGCCTTTGTCGCCGTATCGACACCACCGGTCAAAATCAAAGACGTACTGCCCCGATATCCAGAGGATGCGCGCAAGGCAGGGCAGCAGGGAACGGTCTGGATTAAGATACTCGTTGACCAATCCGGGGTCGTTCGGGAAGCCTTCGTTCTCGCTGAATCCGGATGCAACTGTGGATTCGAAGAGGCCGCCTTGCGATCCGCCCTATCTGGACGGTGGAAACCGGCAGTCGCCAACGGCACCCCGGTCATGGGCTGGGTCTCGTATCCTGTGAATTTTCGCCTGCAATAG